Proteins co-encoded in one Candidatus Limnocylindrales bacterium genomic window:
- a CDS encoding nitroreductase family protein, translated as MTAAEPVDIDTIGEDLPLLEGIRTTRAIRRLRPDPVAPALIRKVCEAGTFAPSGGNRQPWIFIAVTEAGRRAWIAERYRNAFAAYIAPAIQAARAPDYPPAKRRNMESAIWLAEHFAEVPVHLVVAGWTRRGAPQTQALFPAIQNILLACRAVGLGACLTTMQLAFHRELDEWLGLSASQPSAALIPIGWPMQPYKRPVRRSIDECLHWERVETKSASDTDL; from the coding sequence GTGACGGCGGCCGAGCCCGTCGACATCGATACGATCGGCGAAGACCTCCCTCTTCTCGAAGGCATCCGCACCACGCGCGCGATCCGTCGGCTGCGGCCCGATCCGGTCGCGCCTGCGCTCATCCGCAAAGTCTGCGAAGCCGGCACGTTCGCGCCGAGCGGCGGCAACCGGCAGCCGTGGATTTTCATCGCCGTGACCGAAGCCGGCCGTCGTGCATGGATTGCCGAGCGCTACCGCAACGCGTTCGCGGCCTACATCGCGCCGGCGATCCAAGCCGCGCGCGCACCGGACTATCCGCCGGCCAAACGGCGCAACATGGAGTCGGCGATCTGGCTGGCCGAGCATTTTGCCGAAGTGCCGGTGCATCTCGTGGTCGCGGGGTGGACGAGGCGCGGAGCGCCGCAGACGCAGGCGCTGTTTCCGGCCATCCAGAACATTCTGCTCGCGTGCCGCGCCGTCGGTCTCGGCGCGTGTCTTACGACCATGCAGCTCGCGTTTCATCGCGAGCTTGACGAATGGCTCGGTTTGTCTGCGTCGCAGCCGTCAGCGGCATTGATCCCGATCGGCTGGCCGATGCAGCCGTACAAACGGCCGGTCCGCCGCAGCATCGACGAATGTCTGCACTGGGAACGGGTCGAGACGAAATCGGCGTCAGACACCGATTTGTAA
- a CDS encoding thiamine pyrophosphate-binding protein, with translation MPETTGGAIIARMLKQEGVEKFFGIIDGTYMQLFAHCVELGIEMVSPRHEAVAAHMAGAYARLTGKLGVCIASNGPGVANMLSGVAVENGEGNRVLLLTSSRRTGITYPDRGGAYQCFDHVAVIRGMSKWSQTVTSFSRIAELTRQALRASYSGRPGVVHLDIPENLLNGTGPDTPLLATAGYRRTEPICASEPQVERAVQMLATASLPMIHAGGGVIHAQAFRELAEVAELLHSPVTTSWSARGVMAETSPLVWPMPHIEAASKLRNAADVALVLGSELGETDWWGKAPYWAPPSRQKLIQVDIDDASLGRNRPADLLILADVRRFLEQLAAGLRALPSAGDIEKRRVAVEQLAMGKRADRAALDTVLENRTAPMITGHVAAVCRKVFDDDAVVVFDGGNTAVWGHFFTELRSPNTMLQTAHFSHLGAGVGQALGAAVARPDRQVYCIIGDGAMAFHMQEIETAIRCGLKPVFLVCCDRQWGMVKINQMMALQSVRGMFTTALGPDGSRTINTDLGEIEWDHLAMAMGAYGERISDPADLEPALRRCLAEDRCSVIHVDVEPTAHLFAPGLQYFKDMHQEPAGE, from the coding sequence ATGCCAGAGACCACCGGCGGCGCGATCATCGCCAGGATGCTCAAGCAGGAGGGCGTCGAGAAGTTCTTCGGCATCATCGACGGCACGTACATGCAGCTGTTCGCGCACTGCGTGGAGCTCGGGATCGAGATGGTCTCTCCGCGCCACGAAGCGGTGGCCGCGCACATGGCCGGAGCTTATGCCCGGCTCACCGGAAAACTCGGCGTCTGCATTGCGAGCAACGGGCCGGGGGTGGCCAACATGCTCTCCGGCGTCGCAGTGGAAAACGGCGAAGGCAATCGCGTTCTTCTGCTCACCAGCTCCCGGCGTACCGGCATCACGTACCCGGACCGCGGCGGTGCGTACCAGTGCTTCGATCACGTGGCGGTCATCCGCGGAATGTCGAAATGGTCGCAGACGGTCACTTCGTTTTCGCGCATCGCCGAGCTGACGCGCCAGGCCCTGCGCGCAAGTTACAGCGGACGGCCTGGCGTCGTGCACCTGGATATTCCGGAAAACCTTCTCAACGGGACGGGGCCCGATACGCCGCTGCTCGCGACAGCCGGATACCGGCGCACCGAGCCCATCTGTGCGTCAGAGCCGCAAGTCGAGCGCGCCGTGCAGATGCTCGCCACCGCCAGCCTGCCGATGATCCACGCCGGCGGCGGAGTAATCCACGCGCAGGCCTTCCGCGAGCTGGCCGAGGTCGCAGAGCTGCTGCATTCGCCCGTGACGACATCCTGGAGCGCACGCGGCGTGATGGCGGAAACTTCGCCGCTCGTCTGGCCGATGCCGCACATCGAGGCGGCGAGCAAGCTGCGCAACGCCGCCGACGTCGCGCTCGTGCTGGGCTCCGAGCTGGGCGAAACCGACTGGTGGGGAAAAGCGCCGTACTGGGCTCCGCCATCGCGACAGAAGCTCATCCAGGTGGACATCGACGATGCCAGCCTCGGCCGCAATCGGCCAGCCGACCTGCTGATCCTTGCCGATGTTCGTCGTTTCCTCGAGCAGCTTGCCGCCGGGCTTCGCGCGTTGCCGTCGGCCGGAGACATCGAGAAGCGTCGCGTTGCAGTCGAGCAGCTCGCCATGGGCAAGCGCGCCGATCGCGCAGCGCTCGATACCGTGCTCGAGAATCGAACCGCCCCGATGATTACCGGGCACGTTGCAGCGGTTTGCCGCAAAGTGTTCGACGACGACGCGGTCGTAGTTTTCGATGGCGGCAATACCGCCGTGTGGGGACATTTTTTCACCGAGCTGCGCAGTCCGAACACGATGCTGCAGACCGCCCATTTCAGTCATCTCGGCGCGGGTGTCGGTCAGGCGCTCGGTGCAGCCGTCGCCCGGCCGGATAGGCAGGTGTACTGCATCATCGGCGACGGTGCGATGGCGTTCCACATGCAGGAGATCGAAACGGCCATACGCTGCGGCCTGAAGCCGGTCTTTCTCGTCTGCTGCGATCGCCAATGGGGAATGGTCAAGATCAACCAGATGATGGCGCTGCAGTCGGTACGCGGAATGTTCACGACCGCGCTCGGCCCCGACGGCAGCCGCACGATCAATACCGACCTCGGCGAAATCGAATGGGATCACCTGGCGATGGCGATGGGTGCCTACGGCGAGCGCATATCCGATCCGGCCGATCTCGAGCCCGCGCTGCGTCGCTGCCTCGCGGAGGATCGCTGCTCTGTGATTCACGTGGACGTCGAGCCCACCGCGCACCTGTTCGCACCGGGACTCCAGTACTTCAAGGACATGCATCAGGAGCCGGCGGGAGAATAG
- a CDS encoding 4a-hydroxytetrahydrobiopterin dehydratase, giving the protein MSLAEKHCVPCREGAPALAADEAKKMLAELDGWTIEGGQRLVREWKLADFRTALALVNRIGEIAEAEDHHPDIELGWGRVAVRLWTHTAGGLTENDFIVAARIDAARR; this is encoded by the coding sequence ATGAGCCTTGCCGAAAAGCACTGCGTTCCCTGTCGTGAAGGCGCGCCTGCGCTCGCCGCAGACGAGGCGAAGAAAATGCTTGCCGAGCTCGACGGCTGGACCATCGAAGGCGGCCAGCGCCTCGTGCGCGAGTGGAAGCTGGCCGACTTCCGCACGGCGCTCGCGCTGGTCAACCGCATCGGTGAGATCGCGGAGGCCGAAGATCATCATCCCGACATCGAGCTGGGATGGGGACGCGTTGCCGTACGGCTCTGGACGCACACGGCCGGCGGCCTGACCGAGAACGATTTCATCGTGGCCGCCAGGATCGACGCCGCTCGCCGTTGA
- a CDS encoding methyltransferase domain-containing protein, whose product MSGTDGPRDWFFDTWSRFYDEAVIQRFVYRPVHDAVLSELRSERPARVLDLGCGTGLLTERLRRELEIAHVTGADFSAGMLQQAARRRHDIDWVRASALALPFADSSFDAITSTEAFHWFPDQAAALRECRRVLAPGGRLLVALVNPDFELIGTVTQLLSRVAGQPFYWPTAMEMRTMLEAAGLAVDSQRRLFRLFAGLLLPPVLSVARKAVIR is encoded by the coding sequence ATGAGCGGGACGGACGGGCCCAGGGACTGGTTCTTCGATACATGGTCGCGCTTCTATGACGAAGCCGTGATCCAGCGGTTCGTTTACCGTCCGGTCCACGACGCCGTGCTGAGCGAGTTGCGCAGCGAGCGCCCGGCTCGTGTGCTCGACCTCGGCTGCGGCACCGGCCTGCTCACGGAGCGCCTGCGGCGCGAGCTCGAAATCGCACACGTGACGGGTGCCGACTTCTCCGCGGGCATGCTGCAGCAGGCTGCGCGCCGCCGTCACGACATAGACTGGGTTCGGGCCAGTGCTCTTGCGCTTCCTTTCGCCGACTCCAGCTTCGATGCGATCACCAGCACGGAAGCATTTCACTGGTTCCCCGACCAGGCCGCGGCACTGCGCGAGTGCCGTCGCGTACTGGCGCCGGGTGGACGACTGCTGGTCGCGCTCGTAAACCCGGACTTCGAGCTGATAGGGACTGTGACGCAACTGCTGTCGCGTGTGGCCGGGCAGCCCTTCTACTGGCCGACCGCGATGGAGATGCGCACGATGCTCGAAGCCGCCGGCCTCGCGGTGGACTCACAGCGACGCCTGTTCCGGCTGTTCGCCGGACTGCTGCTTCCTCCGGTGCTTAGCGTAGCGCGAAAAGCAGTGATACGCTGA
- a CDS encoding SDR family oxidoreductase — MRAQRDFRGKVVVVTGAAGGIGAALAERFARSGAQLALLDRDAEALAALASRLAGSGTDCLALACDITDEFDVARTIAAVIAHYGGVDVLINNAGITQRSLFADTSVSVFRKVMDVNFFGSLHCTKAALASLSERRGMIIVTSSIAGVAPLYERSGYAASKHALHGLFASLRAELSGSGVDVMIVCPGFTKTGISRAALDGTGGTASHAQSTVGKMATPESVADAVFGGATRNQRLLVLTTVGKTSALLNRLFPDLYERLMTRSIRRELERQACHDLVQT, encoded by the coding sequence ATGCGCGCGCAGCGTGACTTCCGCGGCAAGGTCGTAGTGGTGACCGGTGCGGCCGGCGGCATCGGTGCCGCGCTCGCAGAGCGCTTCGCCCGCTCCGGCGCGCAGCTTGCGCTTCTCGACAGGGATGCCGAAGCGCTCGCGGCACTCGCGAGCCGGCTGGCCGGCAGCGGTACGGACTGCCTGGCCCTTGCGTGCGACATCACCGACGAGTTCGACGTTGCGCGCACCATCGCCGCGGTCATCGCGCATTACGGCGGCGTGGACGTCCTGATCAACAATGCCGGCATCACACAGCGGAGCCTTTTCGCGGACACCAGCGTGAGCGTTTTCCGCAAAGTCATGGACGTGAATTTCTTTGGCTCCCTCCACTGCACGAAGGCAGCACTTGCAAGCCTTTCGGAGCGACGCGGAATGATCATCGTGACGAGCTCGATTGCCGGCGTGGCGCCGCTGTATGAGCGCAGCGGCTACGCGGCAAGCAAGCACGCGCTGCACGGGCTCTTCGCCTCGCTTCGGGCGGAGCTTTCCGGCAGCGGTGTCGACGTGATGATTGTCTGCCCGGGCTTCACGAAAACGGGCATCAGCCGGGCAGCACTCGACGGAACCGGTGGGACTGCGTCGCATGCACAATCGACGGTCGGAAAGATGGCGACTCCCGAAAGCGTGGCCGATGCGGTGTTCGGCGGCGCCACACGCAACCAGCGACTGCTCGTTCTGACAACGGTCGGGAAAACGTCGGCTCTTCTTAACAGGCTTTTCCCGGACCTGTACGAACGCCTGATGACGCGCTCGATCCGCCGCGAGCTCGAACGTCAGGCTTGCCATGACCTGGTGCAGACATGA
- a CDS encoding SDR family oxidoreductase, protein MSNPQMPGPQSPRPQLLNPMELFDLSGKIALVTGGSRGLGREMVLAFARAGADVVVASRKLDTCVQTAAEVEALGRRALAHACHVGSWSDVDALVDAAYAHFGRIDILVNNAGMSPLYPSLDAVSEALWDKVFAVNLKGPFRLSALVGSRMQAGRGGSIINVSSIAAERPGPSETPYAAAKAGLNAITMAFSQAYGPSVRVNAIQAGPFLTDISKAWPEGIEQYLAARASLGRAGRPDEIVGTALYLASDASSFTTGAIIRVDGGQK, encoded by the coding sequence ATGTCGAATCCGCAGATGCCCGGTCCGCAATCTCCTCGTCCGCAGTTGCTGAATCCGATGGAGCTGTTCGATCTCTCCGGAAAAATCGCGCTCGTCACCGGCGGCAGCCGCGGGCTCGGCCGCGAGATGGTCCTCGCCTTCGCTCGCGCCGGCGCCGATGTCGTCGTCGCGAGCCGCAAGCTCGATACCTGCGTGCAGACCGCGGCCGAGGTCGAAGCGCTCGGGCGCCGCGCTCTCGCGCATGCGTGCCACGTCGGAAGCTGGAGCGACGTCGATGCGCTCGTCGACGCCGCGTATGCGCACTTCGGCCGCATCGACATCCTCGTCAACAACGCCGGCATGTCTCCGCTGTATCCTTCGCTCGACGCGGTCAGCGAAGCGCTGTGGGACAAGGTTTTCGCGGTCAATCTCAAGGGGCCGTTCCGGCTGAGCGCGCTGGTCGGCAGCCGCATGCAGGCCGGGCGCGGAGGCTCGATCATCAACGTGAGCAGCATCGCGGCGGAAAGGCCCGGACCGAGCGAAACGCCGTATGCTGCCGCGAAAGCAGGGCTCAACGCGATCACCATGGCGTTCTCGCAGGCCTACGGACCGAGCGTGCGCGTCAACGCCATCCAGGCCGGTCCTTTCCTGACGGACATCTCGAAGGCGTGGCCCGAGGGAATCGAGCAGTACCTGGCCGCACGAGCGTCGCTCGGTCGCGCCGGACGCCCCGACGAAATCGTCGGCACCGCGCTTTACCTTGCATCCGATGCTTCGAGCTTCACGACCGGCGCAATCATCCGGGTAGACGGCGGACAAAAATAA
- a CDS encoding SDR family oxidoreductase encodes MEKLPYSRIAVTGASGYVGRQVVAALAEGHSVARVLALDIRLPEESERRAGVAYEEADVRSADFTEIFRRHGIELVVHLAAIVTPPAGMTRELEFAVDVTGTGNVLAGCTGAGVRKIIYTSSGAAYGYHADNPGLLREDDPLRGNPEFAYSDHKRLVEEMLERWRESHPELVQLILRSGTILGADAHNQITDMFDRAVVFGVRGATAPFVLVWDQDVVGAILHAIHAGGSGIYNLAGDGTLALPEIARLLNKPYVALPAALLGYALAMLHRLGLSQYGPEQVGFLRYRPVLDNSRLKKEFGYVPRRTTRETFEFFVNARSNHSSGDYDARAA; translated from the coding sequence ATGGAAAAACTGCCCTACTCCCGCATCGCGGTGACTGGAGCCTCCGGATACGTCGGCCGGCAGGTCGTTGCCGCGCTCGCGGAAGGTCATTCGGTCGCAAGGGTCCTCGCGCTCGACATTCGCCTGCCGGAAGAGAGCGAACGCCGAGCCGGAGTGGCTTACGAGGAGGCCGACGTACGTTCCGCGGACTTCACCGAAATATTTCGCCGCCACGGCATCGAGCTCGTCGTCCATCTCGCGGCGATCGTCACGCCGCCGGCCGGCATGACCCGCGAGCTCGAGTTCGCCGTCGACGTGACCGGAACCGGCAACGTCCTGGCCGGCTGCACCGGTGCCGGCGTGCGCAAGATCATCTACACGAGCAGCGGCGCCGCGTACGGCTACCACGCCGACAACCCCGGACTGCTGCGCGAGGACGACCCGCTGCGTGGAAACCCCGAATTCGCGTACTCCGACCACAAACGCCTCGTCGAGGAGATGCTCGAACGGTGGCGCGAGAGTCATCCCGAGCTGGTTCAGCTCATCCTTCGGTCCGGCACGATCCTGGGCGCCGATGCGCACAACCAGATCACCGACATGTTCGATCGCGCCGTCGTGTTCGGAGTGCGCGGCGCGACCGCACCGTTCGTGCTCGTGTGGGATCAGGACGTCGTCGGTGCGATCCTTCACGCCATCCATGCGGGCGGAAGCGGGATCTACAACCTGGCCGGTGACGGCACGCTCGCGCTGCCCGAGATCGCACGTCTGCTCAACAAACCGTATGTCGCGCTGCCGGCAGCCCTCCTCGGTTACGCGCTCGCGATGCTGCATCGGCTCGGCCTTTCCCAGTATGGACCCGAGCAGGTCGGCTTCCTGCGCTACCGGCCTGTCCTCGACAATTCCCGTCTCAAGAAAGAGTTCGGCTACGTTCCGCGCCGCACCACGCGTGAGACATTCGAGTTTTTCGTCAACGCGCGATCGAACCATTCCTCCGGTGACTACGATGCGCGCGCAGCGTGA
- a CDS encoding crotonase/enoyl-CoA hydratase family protein, with protein sequence MIEFEVRGNVAVISINRPEARNAVNGAVASGIEAAIDRLEADESLWVGVLAGKGPVFCAGADLKAINSGDAANLATAKGGFAGFVGRHRDKPIIAAVDGPALAGGCELCLACDMIVASREARFGVPEVKRSLAAAAGALFRLPKVLPRNVANWMVATGEPISAVDAERHGMVNVLCDPGKAVDTAVELAGLICQNAPLAVRESMRVMREMALADDQTAFRRSNEAMMNLAQTEDFWEGPKAFIEKRPPVWKGK encoded by the coding sequence GTGATCGAATTCGAAGTTCGCGGCAACGTTGCCGTCATCTCCATCAACCGTCCCGAGGCGCGCAATGCCGTCAACGGCGCCGTCGCGAGCGGCATCGAGGCCGCCATCGATCGGCTCGAAGCTGACGAGAGCCTGTGGGTCGGAGTGCTCGCCGGCAAGGGCCCGGTCTTCTGCGCGGGCGCGGACCTGAAGGCGATCAATTCCGGAGATGCGGCCAATCTCGCAACGGCCAAAGGCGGCTTCGCCGGATTCGTCGGGCGCCACCGCGACAAGCCGATCATCGCCGCGGTCGACGGTCCTGCGCTGGCCGGCGGCTGCGAGCTGTGCCTGGCGTGCGACATGATCGTCGCGAGCCGTGAAGCGCGCTTCGGTGTGCCGGAAGTGAAACGCTCGCTCGCGGCCGCCGCCGGCGCGCTGTTCCGGTTGCCGAAAGTGCTGCCGCGCAACGTCGCGAACTGGATGGTCGCGACCGGCGAGCCCATCTCGGCCGTGGACGCCGAGCGTCACGGCATGGTCAACGTGCTTTGCGATCCCGGAAAGGCGGTCGACACGGCGGTCGAGCTTGCCGGACTCATCTGCCAGAACGCGCCGCTCGCCGTGCGCGAGAGCATGCGCGTGATGCGCGAGATGGCGCTCGCCGATGACCAGACCGCATTCCGCCGCTCGAACGAAGCGATGATGAACCTCGCGCAGACCGAGGACTTCTGGGAAGGACCGAAGGCGTTCATCGAAAAGCGTCCTCCGGTCTGGAAAGGCAAGTAG
- a CDS encoding HEAT repeat domain-containing protein has protein sequence MTDLHADPPQPKCDDAEAVLATLDRVEAAGECTEDEARQLVGWFSHPRKGIRRRAATVIAAQIDHGRISSADCERQLDSYDPAVRWAAAFALARAGRTTPRVIEVALEQFDAPDGDVRWAAAAILTPVARVIEDLRLRLRDLAASGATTTRKMALLVLADAGERDLDLYIRGLRDDDGYVRLAALRALGRIGNGSPSVVEALAQAAASDSDERIRRAAAVIAARLATIAAKE, from the coding sequence ATGACCGACCTCCATGCGGATCCGCCGCAGCCGAAGTGCGATGACGCCGAGGCAGTCCTGGCAACGCTCGACCGTGTCGAAGCCGCCGGTGAGTGCACAGAGGACGAAGCCCGGCAACTTGTTGGCTGGTTCAGCCATCCGCGCAAAGGTATACGCCGGCGCGCCGCGACCGTGATTGCTGCGCAGATCGATCACGGCCGCATTTCTTCCGCCGATTGCGAGCGCCAGCTCGACAGCTACGATCCGGCGGTACGCTGGGCTGCAGCCTTTGCGCTTGCGCGCGCGGGCCGCACGACACCGCGCGTGATCGAAGTTGCCCTCGAGCAGTTCGACGCGCCCGACGGCGACGTGCGCTGGGCGGCAGCTGCAATCCTGACGCCCGTTGCGCGCGTGATCGAAGACCTGCGCCTGCGGCTTCGCGATCTCGCGGCCAGCGGCGCGACGACCACACGCAAGATGGCGCTTCTCGTGCTGGCCGATGCCGGCGAGCGCGACCTCGATCTGTATATCCGCGGGCTGCGTGACGACGACGGCTACGTGCGGCTCGCGGCGCTCAGGGCGCTCGGCCGGATCGGCAACGGCTCGCCGTCGGTCGTCGAAGCCCTCGCGCAAGCGGCCGCGAGCGATTCGGACGAGCGCATCCGCCGCGCAGCCGCCGTGATCGCCGCGCGACTTGCAACGATTGCAGCAAAGGAATGA
- a CDS encoding chemotaxis protein CheB, with product MFQQAIIVIGASAGGVESLREVVKGLPVDLPGAVFVVLHIPPYQASSLPEILSRSGPLTARHPEDGEPIAAGRIYVAPPDHHLLLDAGTVAIKKGPKENRFRPSIDALFRSAAYGYRSQVTGVVLSGALDDGTSGLWSIKQMGGCTVVQKPNDARFESMPLSALAQVKIDHSLPASEIGPLLARLAVATKTATTATGSKLRERIGTELAIAVEGGAFQKGIMSYGELTPFTCPDCHGALVKLREDKMVRYRCHTGHAYSDSALLEGVVGSTGEMLWQVMRSLEEGAMLLQQMGSDMRDAGDTVRAEVVFAKARELETRSRLFHDFVLEHETLSGDNLGVAAQSTRRYGAPP from the coding sequence ATGTTTCAGCAGGCGATCATAGTAATCGGTGCTTCGGCCGGCGGCGTGGAAAGTCTGCGCGAAGTCGTGAAAGGTCTCCCGGTGGATCTGCCCGGCGCCGTCTTCGTCGTGCTGCACATCCCGCCATACCAGGCCAGCTCTCTGCCCGAGATCCTTTCGCGTTCCGGACCACTTACGGCCCGCCATCCCGAAGACGGCGAACCCATCGCCGCAGGTCGCATCTATGTTGCACCGCCGGATCATCATCTGCTCCTCGACGCCGGCACCGTTGCCATCAAGAAGGGTCCCAAGGAGAACCGCTTCCGTCCTTCGATCGACGCGCTGTTCCGTTCCGCGGCCTATGGCTATCGGTCGCAGGTAACAGGCGTCGTCCTGTCGGGCGCACTCGATGATGGAACGTCCGGCTTGTGGAGCATCAAGCAGATGGGCGGCTGCACGGTCGTCCAGAAACCCAATGATGCTCGTTTCGAGTCGATGCCTCTCAGCGCGCTCGCCCAGGTAAAGATCGACCACTCGCTGCCGGCGAGCGAGATCGGTCCTCTGCTCGCCCGTCTTGCCGTCGCGACGAAGACCGCAACGACAGCAACCGGGTCCAAACTGCGCGAACGCATCGGTACCGAGCTCGCGATCGCAGTCGAAGGTGGCGCCTTTCAGAAGGGGATCATGTCGTACGGCGAGCTGACGCCTTTCACCTGTCCCGACTGTCATGGCGCTCTGGTGAAACTCAGAGAGGACAAAATGGTCCGGTATCGGTGCCATACCGGGCACGCTTACAGCGACAGCGCCCTGCTCGAAGGCGTGGTGGGCTCCACTGGTGAAATGCTCTGGCAGGTCATGCGCAGCCTCGAGGAAGGAGCGATGTTGCTGCAGCAAATGGGCAGCGACATGCGCGACGCTGGAGACACCGTGCGTGCAGAAGTGGTTTTTGCAAAGGCACGCGAGCTCGAAACACGCTCCAGGCTCTTCCATGATTTCGTGCTCGAGCACGAGACGTTGAGCGGAGACAACCTCGGCGTTGCTGCGCAGAGCACGCGCCGCTATGGTGCGCCGCCATGA